The following proteins are encoded in a genomic region of Oceanisphaera profunda:
- a CDS encoding PfkB family carbohydrate kinase, producing the protein MANIRLLANLNCDRVLALDEPLIAGSRLQYRDQGRRLGGGAANTGIGLLWAGHQARILSRVGNDETGAWLLKTATELGLDISEVEQFSGETGELLVLVDGGGERTILRQHRRPALPSKLPSSIVDCLYVNYEGADAAAYMAGMLDHTLVVSQYPKGGRWSRPCQIMIASYADLSAGLSADLSAGLSADLNADSSANVNANLNAGLSGHQDNLWHHAQQLAGDSLQWLVVTRGEQGAEAFSAEQHIQVPAPLVSVVDATGAGDAFAGGLIHGLLEKLPMASALNQASQWAAYALSSTSSIPSERLKHYLHTQGGMLSRG; encoded by the coding sequence ATGGCAAATATTCGGCTGTTGGCCAACTTAAACTGCGATCGGGTCTTGGCATTGGATGAGCCGCTCATTGCCGGCAGTCGTTTACAGTATCGGGATCAAGGCCGTCGCTTAGGCGGCGGTGCGGCCAATACTGGCATTGGTTTACTGTGGGCGGGCCATCAAGCGCGCATTTTATCGCGGGTAGGTAACGACGAAACCGGCGCTTGGTTATTAAAAACGGCCACAGAATTAGGCTTAGATATTAGCGAGGTGGAGCAATTTTCGGGCGAAACCGGCGAGCTATTGGTACTTGTGGACGGCGGCGGTGAGCGCACGATTTTGCGCCAACATCGGCGACCTGCGCTACCCAGCAAACTACCCAGTTCTATCGTCGATTGTTTATATGTTAATTACGAAGGCGCTGACGCGGCGGCGTATATGGCTGGCATGCTAGATCACACCTTAGTGGTTAGCCAATATCCGAAAGGCGGGCGCTGGTCACGGCCGTGTCAGATAATGATCGCCTCTTATGCCGACTTAAGTGCCGGCTTAAGTGCTGACTTGAGTGCCGGCCTAAGTGCTGACCTAAATGCAGACTCGAGCGCTAATGTGAATGCCAATCTAAATGCCGGACTCAGCGGTCATCAAGATAACCTCTGGCACCATGCCCAACAGTTGGCCGGCGACAGCCTGCAATGGTTGGTCGTTACCCGGGGTGAGCAGGGCGCCGAGGCATTTTCTGCGGAGCAGCATATTCAAGTGCCCGCACCTTTGGTTTCAGTGGTGGATGCCACGGGTGCTGGCGATGCCTTTGCCGGTGGTTTAATTCATGGCTTACTGGAGAAATTGCCGATGGCCAGCGCGCTCAATCAAGCCAGTCAATGGGCGGCGTATGCGTTATCGTCAACCAGCTCTATCCCCAGTGAGCGTCTCAAACACTACCTACATACGCAGGGCGGCATGCTATCCCGGGGCTGA
- a CDS encoding potassium transporter TrkG translates to MTAVANVGPGIGDTIGPNGNFASLPDSAKWLLAIGMLMGRLEIMTVMVLLFPRFWRS, encoded by the coding sequence ATGACGGCAGTGGCCAACGTCGGGCCGGGTATCGGCGACACCATAGGCCCCAACGGCAACTTTGCCAGCTTACCGGATAGCGCAAAGTGGTTATTAGCCATCGGCATGCTGATGGGGCGCTTAGAAATTATGACGGTGATGGTGTTGTTATTTCCGAGGTTTTGGCGGAGCTAA
- a CDS encoding TrkH family potassium uptake protein, producing the protein MFNIRPLAFILGSVLSKLALFMWLPALLALFGQGAGFEEFLLATLLTHVTALSLWLLGRGEKVHLRVKEMFLLTTLVWLCVCVFGALPFVFISHISFTDAFFETMSGVTTTGSSVLTDLAQQPSAILLWRSLLQWLGGVGFIVAAVAILPNLNVGGMKLFKTESSDWSDKSAPRAATMAKRIVWLYIILTVMCMLGYYAGSDMSGFEAINHAMTTLSTGGYSTTEQSMNHFSVGAHWVAIVFMFIGGLPFLLMVYSLQQQHWYLFKDAQVRGYLVLVLGAALVLSTYLWLTGRYAWPDAIRIGLFNLISVITTTGYSLDDFSGWGPFPLLLFGLLMVCGACSGSTAGGFKIFRFQVGMVLFKKQFYLLIHPRAVVGQRYNGRHVSDDIVRSLITFIFGYFATIALLALMLALLSLPPK; encoded by the coding sequence ATGTTTAATATTAGACCTCTCGCTTTTATTCTTGGCTCCGTATTATCCAAATTAGCGCTCTTTATGTGGCTGCCGGCCTTGTTGGCCTTATTTGGCCAAGGCGCGGGGTTTGAAGAGTTTTTACTGGCCACCCTGCTCACCCACGTCACGGCACTCTCCCTCTGGCTGCTCGGCCGAGGGGAAAAAGTACACCTTAGAGTGAAAGAAATGTTTTTGCTCACCACCCTAGTGTGGCTGTGTGTTTGTGTGTTCGGCGCCCTGCCGTTTGTGTTTATCAGCCACATTAGTTTTACCGACGCCTTCTTTGAAACCATGTCTGGCGTGACCACCACCGGTTCCAGCGTGTTAACGGATCTTGCACAACAGCCGAGCGCCATTTTGCTGTGGCGCTCCCTACTACAATGGCTAGGAGGCGTCGGTTTTATCGTGGCGGCGGTCGCCATTTTGCCGAACCTTAACGTCGGTGGCATGAAGCTATTCAAAACCGAATCCTCAGACTGGTCCGATAAAAGCGCACCCCGCGCCGCGACTATGGCCAAACGTATCGTCTGGCTCTATATCATACTCACCGTCATGTGCATGCTCGGCTATTACGCAGGCTCCGACATGAGCGGCTTTGAGGCCATCAATCATGCCATGACCACCTTAAGCACCGGCGGTTACTCCACCACCGAGCAATCGATGAATCATTTTTCGGTGGGCGCGCACTGGGTGGCCATCGTATTTATGTTTATTGGCGGCCTGCCTTTTTTATTGATGGTGTATAGCCTGCAGCAACAGCATTGGTATCTGTTTAAAGATGCCCAAGTGCGTGGCTACTTGGTGTTAGTGTTGGGTGCTGCTTTGGTGTTAAGCACCTATCTTTGGCTAACGGGCCGCTATGCTTGGCCGGATGCCATTCGTATCGGCTTATTTAATTTAATCTCGGTGATCACCACCACGGGTTATAGCCTTGATGATTTTAGTGGCTGGGGGCCTTTTCCGCTGCTGTTGTTTGGCTTGCTGATGGTGTGCGGTGCCTGCTCTGGCTCAACCGCCGGTGGCTTTAAAATTTTCCGTTTTCAGGTAGGCATGGTGCTCTTTAAAAAGCAGTTCTACTTGCTGATCCACCCCAGAGCCGTGGTCGGACAGCGCTATAATGGCCGCCATGTGAGCGACGATATAGTTCGCTCCCTGATCACTTTTATTTTCGGCTATTTTGCCACCATAGCGCTATTGGCATTAATGCTGGCTTTGCTGTCATTGCCCCCCAAGTAG
- the trkA gene encoding Trk system potassium transporter TrkA: protein MKIIILGAGQVGGTLAEILVSENNDITVVDTNAERLRELQDKYDLRVINGHGAYPNVLRDAGAQDADLLVAVTSSDETNMIACQVAYSLFNTPNKIARIRAPEFLAERERLFLNEALPVDNLIAPEQLVTEYIYRLIQYPGALQVVDFAQGKVGLVAIKAYYGGPLVGNALSSLRDHMPGIDTRVAAIFRQDRPIRPQGTTIIEADDEVFFVAASGHIRAVMSELQRVESDYKRIMIVGGGHVGAGLAKRLEKNYSVKLIEHNLKRAEQLSELLENTIVFCGDAADEELLIEEHIEQIDVFIAVTNKDEANIMSAMLAKKLGAKKTMVLIQRSAYVDLVQGGSIDVAISPQQATISALLTHVRRADIVNVHSLRRGAAEAIEAIAHGDSATSKVVGRQVGDLKLPPGTTIGAIVRGDEVIIGHNQTVIEQNDHVILFLVDKKFIPEVERLFQPSPFFL from the coding sequence ATGAAGATCATCATCTTGGGCGCAGGCCAAGTGGGCGGCACCTTAGCCGAAATATTGGTCAGTGAAAATAACGACATCACGGTCGTTGATACTAACGCCGAGCGGCTGCGCGAATTGCAGGACAAGTACGACTTACGGGTGATTAACGGCCATGGCGCTTACCCGAACGTGCTACGCGATGCCGGTGCTCAAGATGCAGATTTGCTGGTGGCGGTGACCAGCAGCGATGAAACCAACATGATTGCCTGCCAAGTCGCCTACTCGTTATTTAATACGCCCAATAAGATAGCGCGCATTCGCGCACCGGAGTTTTTAGCAGAACGGGAGCGCTTGTTCCTTAATGAGGCATTGCCGGTAGATAACTTGATAGCCCCTGAGCAGCTGGTGACCGAATATATTTATCGGTTAATTCAGTATCCGGGCGCATTACAGGTGGTGGACTTTGCCCAAGGCAAGGTCGGCTTGGTGGCCATTAAAGCCTATTACGGCGGCCCATTAGTGGGTAACGCGTTATCGAGCTTACGGGATCATATGCCAGGCATTGATACTCGAGTGGCGGCGATTTTTCGCCAAGACAGACCGATACGTCCACAAGGCACCACCATTATTGAAGCCGATGACGAAGTATTCTTCGTGGCGGCGAGTGGCCATATTCGTGCGGTAATGTCTGAGCTACAGCGCGTAGAAAGCGATTATAAGCGCATTATGATAGTGGGTGGTGGCCACGTGGGTGCGGGACTAGCTAAGCGCTTAGAAAAAAATTACTCGGTCAAACTGATTGAGCACAATTTAAAAAGAGCCGAGCAACTGTCGGAATTGCTGGAAAACACCATCGTCTTTTGTGGTGATGCGGCGGACGAAGAATTATTGATTGAAGAGCATATCGAGCAGATCGACGTCTTTATTGCCGTAACCAATAAAGACGAGGCCAATATTATGTCGGCCATGCTGGCAAAGAAACTCGGCGCCAAGAAAACCATGGTGCTAATTCAGCGCAGTGCCTACGTCGACTTAGTACAAGGCGGCAGCATAGATGTGGCCATTTCACCCCAGCAAGCCACCATCTCCGCGCTCCTTACCCATGTGCGCCGCGCCGATATCGTCAACGTGCACTCACTGCGCCGTGGTGCAGCCGAAGCCATTGAAGCCATCGCCCACGGCGACAGTGCCACCTCTAAGGTGGTGGGCCGCCAAGTGGGTGACCTCAAATTGCCACCGGGCACCACTATCGGCGCCATTGTACGGGGTGATGAAGTGATCATTGGTCACAACCAAACGGTGATCGAGCAAAATGATCATGTGATCCTATTCTTAGTCGATAAGAAGTTTATCCCTGAAGTGGAGCGCCTGTTCCAACCCAGCCCCTTCTTCCTCTAG
- the rsmB gene encoding 16S rRNA (cytosine(967)-C(5))-methyltransferase RsmB → MKTRAAAANIIHQVLNQGQSLSSLLPRYQQDVAAKDRALLQELCFGTLRWYSRLDAITKPLLEKPLKGKYRVVHSLVLVGIYQLLYTRIPPHAALAETVNACKILKAEPFKGMVNGILRNVQRQEAELTTKVDLLPQLRLAHPNWLVKRIQQAYPEQWQEILTANNQHPPMWIRVNQRQHSREDYLAMLAAADISATPDAIADSALCLGRPLDVTLLPGFEQGASSVQDASAQLAAQLLDAQTGELVLDACAAPGGKTAHILERQPDVKELVAVDLDGERLKRVHQNLDRMGLQATVIEADAAAPDTWWQGENFDRILLDAPCSATGVIRRHPDIKWLRRAEDIAQLAKLQAQILDALWLKLAPGGTLLYATCSILPDENSEQIIAFLSRTPDAQHIALHADDTPATPGWQLLPALEQGDGFYYAKLTKKTSKLA, encoded by the coding sequence ATGAAAACCCGTGCCGCCGCAGCCAATATCATTCATCAGGTGCTTAACCAAGGTCAGTCCTTATCCAGCTTACTGCCCCGCTATCAGCAAGACGTCGCCGCCAAAGACCGCGCCCTGTTACAAGAGCTGTGCTTTGGCACCTTGCGTTGGTATAGCCGACTGGATGCCATCACCAAGCCCTTATTAGAAAAGCCGCTCAAGGGTAAATACCGTGTAGTGCATTCCCTAGTTTTGGTTGGCATCTATCAACTACTGTATACCCGCATTCCGCCCCATGCGGCACTGGCCGAAACCGTCAACGCCTGCAAAATACTGAAAGCAGAGCCTTTTAAAGGCATGGTGAACGGTATTTTGCGCAACGTACAACGCCAAGAAGCAGAGCTCACCACCAAGGTCGACTTACTACCTCAGCTACGCTTGGCACACCCTAATTGGCTGGTAAAGCGTATTCAGCAGGCCTATCCCGAGCAGTGGCAAGAGATTCTCACCGCCAATAACCAGCATCCGCCGATGTGGATCCGCGTAAATCAACGCCAACACAGTCGCGAAGACTACTTGGCCATGTTAGCCGCCGCAGACATTAGCGCCACGCCAGACGCAATCGCAGACAGCGCGCTTTGTTTAGGCCGCCCGTTAGATGTGACGTTATTGCCCGGCTTTGAGCAAGGGGCAAGCTCGGTGCAAGACGCCTCGGCCCAATTGGCGGCTCAGTTACTCGATGCCCAAACGGGTGAGCTGGTATTGGATGCCTGCGCGGCACCCGGTGGTAAAACGGCGCATATTTTAGAGCGCCAACCTGACGTAAAAGAATTAGTGGCCGTAGATCTGGACGGCGAGCGCTTAAAACGAGTGCATCAAAATTTAGATCGCATGGGTTTGCAGGCCACGGTTATAGAAGCCGATGCGGCAGCGCCTGATACTTGGTGGCAGGGTGAAAATTTTGACCGCATCTTGCTCGACGCACCGTGCTCTGCGACTGGCGTTATTCGCCGTCACCCGGACATTAAATGGCTGCGCCGCGCCGAAGATATCGCCCAATTAGCCAAGCTGCAGGCACAAATTCTGGATGCATTGTGGTTAAAGTTAGCACCCGGCGGCACGCTGTTATATGCCACTTGCTCTATTTTACCCGATGAAAACAGCGAACAAATCATCGCTTTCTTAAGCCGCACGCCAGATGCGCAGCATATAGCACTGCATGCTGATGATACGCCTGCCACACCGGGCTGGCAGCTTTTGCCGGCGCTCGAGCAAGGCGACGGTTTTTATTATGCCAAGCTCACTAAAAAAACAAGTAAATTAGCATGA
- the fmt gene encoding methionyl-tRNA formyltransferase, with amino-acid sequence MSSLNIIFAGTPDFAARHLQALLGSEHKVVAVYTQPDRPAGRGKKLTPSAVKVAAELAGIQVLQPPSLRDETAQQTLAALNADIMVVVAYGLILPQVVLDAPRLGCINVHGSLLPRWRGAAPIQRAIWAGDAETGVTIMQMDKGLDTGDMLHIASLPIEASDTSASLYEKLAEIGPSALLESLTVIANGQAKPVVQDDALANYAEKLSKEEAHIDWQQSATHIERCVRAFNPWPFSYFLVGEHNIKVWQSQVLTDADLTSHSPESTQISAAPGTIISASKAGIDVATGDGVLRLLSLQPPGKKAMSCQDLLNARKDWFQVGAVLS; translated from the coding sequence TTGAGCTCACTCAATATTATCTTTGCCGGTACGCCGGATTTTGCTGCCCGCCATTTGCAGGCTTTGCTGGGTTCTGAACATAAGGTGGTGGCGGTTTACACCCAACCGGATCGCCCCGCTGGCCGCGGTAAAAAATTAACCCCGAGTGCGGTTAAAGTGGCCGCCGAGCTGGCCGGTATTCAGGTATTACAGCCGCCAAGCTTGCGTGATGAAACAGCCCAACAAACATTAGCCGCACTGAATGCGGACATTATGGTGGTAGTGGCCTACGGTTTGATCTTGCCCCAAGTGGTATTGGATGCGCCGCGTTTGGGCTGCATTAACGTGCATGGTTCTTTGTTACCACGCTGGCGGGGTGCTGCACCCATTCAGCGCGCCATTTGGGCCGGCGACGCGGAGACCGGTGTCACCATCATGCAGATGGACAAGGGCTTGGACACCGGCGACATGCTGCACATCGCCAGCTTGCCAATTGAAGCCTCTGACACTTCCGCCAGCCTCTATGAAAAGCTAGCCGAGATTGGCCCAAGCGCATTATTGGAAAGTCTGACCGTGATTGCCAATGGCCAAGCTAAGCCAGTGGTGCAAGACGATGCGTTGGCGAATTACGCCGAGAAACTCTCTAAAGAAGAAGCGCACATCGATTGGCAACAATCCGCGACGCACATTGAGCGTTGCGTACGAGCTTTTAACCCGTGGCCGTTTAGCTACTTCTTAGTGGGCGAGCACAATATTAAAGTCTGGCAAAGCCAAGTGCTAACCGATGCTGATCTTACATCGCACAGCCCTGAGTCCACACAAATAAGTGCTGCACCCGGTACTATCATTAGCGCCAGTAAGGCGGGAATCGATGTGGCCACCGGTGATGGAGTACTGCGTTTGCTGAGCCTACAACCGCCCGGCAAGAAAGCCATGAGCTGTCAGGATTTGCTCAATGCGCGTAAAGACTGGTTTCAAGTAGGCGCCGTTCTTAGCTAG
- the def gene encoding peptide deformylase, producing MAKLLPVLRFPDERLRTVAQPITEFTPALGQIVDDMFETMYAEEGIGLAATQVDIHQRLIVIDVSEDRAEQLVLINPEILEQSGSTGIEEGCLSVPGARALVERAEFVKVRAQNLQGETFEFEADELLAICIQHEMDHLIGKLFVDYLSPLKRQRIRQKMEKLTKQEAQELQS from the coding sequence ATGGCAAAATTATTACCTGTATTACGTTTCCCCGATGAGCGCCTGCGTACCGTGGCCCAGCCCATCACCGAATTCACGCCTGCCTTAGGCCAAATTGTAGATGATATGTTTGAAACCATGTACGCAGAAGAAGGCATAGGCCTAGCTGCGACCCAGGTGGATATTCATCAGCGCTTAATCGTGATCGACGTTTCCGAAGACAGAGCGGAACAACTGGTGCTGATCAATCCGGAGATCTTGGAGCAAAGCGGCAGCACCGGTATTGAAGAGGGCTGTTTGTCGGTACCCGGCGCGCGTGCGCTGGTAGAAAGAGCCGAATTTGTTAAGGTGCGCGCCCAAAATTTACAAGGCGAGACCTTTGAGTTTGAAGCCGATGAGCTACTCGCTATCTGTATTCAGCATGAAATGGATCACTTGATTGGTAAGTTGTTTGTGGATTATTTGTCGCCGTTAAAACGCCAGCGCATTCGCCAAAAAATGGAAAAGCTGACCAAGCAAGAAGCCCAAGAACTGCAATCATAA
- the dprA gene encoding DNA-processing protein DprA, producing MTASRLTQHPLLPWLALQHTHGIGPVRALKLYQTLGEHWYLPENLQQTKLSTEQLSQLQTAHFELLEPILAWQQAASNRHILTWDNPDYPAQLKAIPAAPLILFVEGELNALTRPQIAVVGSRHPSYVGKENTKTLIPALVEAGAIITSGLALGIDGLSHQAALDAGGISLGVLGSGLAKVYPKRHLRLATELIASGGALISECYPWIGPLAHHFPRRNRIISGLSLGVLVMEAAERSGSLITARYALEQGREVFAIPGAWQNPLAWGCNQLIQQGAKLVLSANDILEELNVFSVAEVKVLAANSGELLPYPELLDNVGLEATALDVIVTRCQQPVQEVLIQLVELELAGWVASVPGGYVRARRG from the coding sequence ATGACGGCATCAAGGTTAACACAACACCCACTATTGCCTTGGTTGGCTCTGCAGCACACTCACGGCATAGGTCCGGTGCGCGCCCTTAAGCTCTACCAAACTTTAGGCGAGCATTGGTATCTGCCAGAAAATCTTCAGCAAACCAAATTAAGCACCGAGCAATTAAGCCAGTTACAAACTGCGCACTTTGAACTACTTGAACCTATATTGGCGTGGCAGCAAGCTGCGTCTAATCGTCATATTCTCACCTGGGATAATCCCGATTATCCGGCGCAACTAAAAGCCATACCGGCGGCACCCTTGATATTATTTGTGGAAGGCGAGCTTAACGCCTTAACCCGACCGCAGATTGCAGTGGTTGGCAGTCGTCATCCCTCTTATGTGGGCAAAGAAAACACCAAAACCTTGATCCCGGCCTTGGTTGAAGCCGGCGCCATTATCACCTCTGGCCTAGCACTCGGCATAGATGGGCTTAGCCATCAAGCAGCCTTAGACGCGGGCGGCATTAGTTTAGGCGTGCTGGGCTCGGGCTTAGCTAAGGTGTATCCCAAGCGCCACCTACGCTTGGCCACTGAGCTAATAGCGTCGGGAGGTGCGTTAATTTCCGAATGTTATCCGTGGATAGGGCCGCTGGCGCATCACTTCCCACGGCGTAATCGCATTATTAGCGGCTTAAGTTTGGGGGTGTTAGTGATGGAAGCGGCCGAGCGTAGTGGCTCGCTGATTACGGCGCGTTACGCCCTAGAGCAAGGGCGCGAGGTGTTTGCCATTCCGGGGGCTTGGCAAAACCCGTTGGCGTGGGGCTGTAATCAACTGATCCAGCAAGGAGCTAAATTAGTATTAAGCGCCAATGATATATTAGAAGAGCTAAATGTATTTTCAGTGGCAGAGGTCAAAGTTCTTGCTGCAAATTCAGGCGAATTATTGCCTTATCCGGAGTTGTTGGATAACGTAGGACTAGAGGCAACGGCGTTAGATGTGATTGTAACCCGTTGTCAGCAGCCGGTGCAGGAAGTGCTTATTCAGTTGGTCGAACTGGAGTTGGCTGGCTGGGTAGCATCTGTACCCGGGGGTTATGTCAGAGCGAGGAGGGGATGA
- a CDS encoding DUF494 family protein, whose protein sequence is MFEVLMYLFESYIHTDVDTMVEQDELADELSQAGFQKQEILKALAWLERLAELQEAEETPAWAMSEPGSFRIYTQEEMFKIDAEGRGFLLFLEQIQVLNAATREIVIERLMELDPPEIELDDLKWVAMMVLFNVPGGESAYHQLEELIFEQPEGAVH, encoded by the coding sequence ATGTTCGAGGTACTCATGTACTTATTCGAAAGCTACATCCACACCGATGTAGATACCATGGTAGAACAGGATGAACTCGCCGATGAATTAAGCCAAGCAGGCTTTCAAAAGCAAGAGATCCTCAAGGCGCTAGCTTGGCTAGAACGTTTGGCTGAGTTACAAGAAGCAGAAGAAACACCTGCTTGGGCTATGTCTGAACCCGGCTCATTTCGTATTTACACGCAAGAAGAGATGTTTAAAATCGACGCAGAAGGCCGAGGCTTTTTGTTGTTCTTAGAACAGATCCAGGTCTTGAACGCCGCCACTCGCGAGATAGTAATTGAGCGACTAATGGAGCTGGATCCGCCCGAGATCGAGTTAGATGATCTGAAGTGGGTGGCCATGATGGTGCTGTTTAATGTACCGGGTGGCGAGTCCGCTTATCACCAACTGGAGGAGCTTATTTTTGAGCAACCAGAAGGGGCGGTTCACTGA
- a CDS encoding DNA topoisomerase family protein, with amino-acid sequence MSKIDSSLFSTKEMAPEWEQSPCPQCGAALELRHGKHGAFLGCVSYPTCDYLRPLKVVEPDQDIEKVLEGSECPQCQHPLALKKGRFGLFIGCTHYPECHHIADINDQGDAEPSCPMCNKGLLVARTSRYGKRFYACNHYPQCRFISNDKPVAQACPDCGFTILVERKGQLHCPKKGCGYHQAPPVETL; translated from the coding sequence ATGTCGAAAATCGATTCCAGTCTATTTAGTACCAAAGAAATGGCTCCTGAGTGGGAGCAGTCCCCTTGCCCCCAATGTGGTGCGGCGCTTGAGTTACGCCATGGAAAACATGGCGCTTTTCTTGGCTGCGTTTCTTATCCTACCTGTGATTATCTGCGGCCACTGAAAGTGGTTGAACCGGATCAAGACATCGAAAAAGTGCTTGAGGGCAGCGAATGCCCGCAATGTCAGCATCCGCTCGCACTTAAAAAAGGCCGTTTTGGTCTCTTCATTGGTTGCACTCATTACCCCGAGTGCCATCATATCGCCGATATTAACGACCAAGGCGACGCCGAGCCCAGCTGTCCCATGTGCAATAAAGGGCTATTGGTAGCCAGAACCTCCCGTTACGGCAAACGCTTTTATGCCTGCAATCATTATCCCCAATGTCGCTTTATCAGTAATGATAAGCCGGTGGCACAGGCGTGCCCAGACTGTGGCTTTACCATCTTGGTGGAGCGCAAAGGCCAACTGCATTGCCCGAAAAAAGGCTGTGGTTATCATCAAGCACCGCCTGTTGAAACGCTCTGA
- a CDS encoding Sua5/YciO/YrdC/YwlC family protein → MNANNLHLALEQLRQGGVIGYATEAVFGLGCDPDNGAAVHRLLEIKQRPIEKGLVLVAADMSQLLPYLDLSQLPEGRLSEILNTWPGPNTWVIPAKPEVPTWLKGRFDSLAVRVSAHPQVHDLCLAFGKPLVSSSANIAGQPPARTAEQLTLQLGDKLDYILPGITEGRANPSLIRDGSTGAVLRPA, encoded by the coding sequence ATGAACGCGAATAACCTGCATTTAGCCTTAGAGCAATTGCGCCAAGGCGGCGTGATTGGCTATGCCACTGAAGCCGTGTTTGGTTTGGGCTGCGACCCTGATAATGGGGCCGCCGTGCACCGCTTGCTGGAAATAAAACAGCGGCCGATTGAAAAGGGACTAGTGCTGGTGGCGGCTGATATGAGTCAGTTACTGCCTTATTTAGACTTGAGTCAACTGCCCGAAGGACGCTTGAGTGAGATCCTCAATACTTGGCCTGGGCCCAATACGTGGGTCATTCCTGCCAAACCGGAAGTACCCACTTGGCTTAAAGGGCGCTTCGACTCACTGGCGGTACGGGTAAGTGCGCATCCCCAAGTGCACGATCTCTGTTTAGCCTTTGGCAAGCCACTGGTGTCCAGCAGTGCCAATATTGCCGGCCAGCCGCCGGCGCGCACCGCCGAGCAACTTACACTGCAGTTGGGCGATAAGCTGGATTATATTTTACCTGGCATCACCGAAGGGCGGGCTAACCCTTCTTTAATCCGCGATGGCAGTACCGGCGCCGTGTTGCGTCCGGCTTAA
- the hemF gene encoding oxygen-dependent coproporphyrinogen oxidase, with protein sequence MSTQPDIQAVKAFLLQLQDNICAGLAAADGTGQFIEDSWDRAEGGGGRSRVMRHGSVIEQGGVNFSHVHGDAMPASATAHRPELAGRSFEAMGVSLVIHPHNPHLPTSHANVRFFIAEKEGADPVWWFGGGFDLTPFYPVEEDCQHWHQVSHDLCAPFGEQVYPEYKKWCDDYFYLKHRDETRGVGGLFFDDLNQWPFERCFEFMQAVGNGYLDGYLPIIEKRKDTPYTEQERQFQLYRRGRYVEFNLVYDRGTLFGLQTGGRTESILMSMPPLARWEYDFQPEPGTKEAKLNDFLVPRVWI encoded by the coding sequence ATGAGCACTCAACCTGATATCCAGGCCGTGAAAGCCTTTTTATTACAGTTACAAGATAATATTTGTGCCGGCTTAGCGGCGGCCGATGGTACTGGCCAATTTATTGAAGACAGCTGGGATCGCGCCGAAGGCGGTGGTGGCAGAAGTCGCGTGATGCGCCATGGCAGCGTCATTGAGCAAGGCGGCGTTAACTTCTCTCATGTACATGGCGATGCCATGCCAGCCTCGGCCACGGCGCATCGCCCTGAGTTGGCAGGTCGCTCGTTTGAAGCCATGGGCGTATCACTGGTGATCCACCCGCACAATCCGCATCTGCCTACCAGTCATGCCAACGTACGCTTTTTTATTGCCGAAAAAGAAGGGGCGGATCCGGTGTGGTGGTTTGGTGGTGGTTTTGACTTAACGCCTTTTTATCCGGTAGAAGAAGACTGCCAACATTGGCATCAAGTATCCCATGACTTGTGCGCGCCCTTTGGTGAGCAGGTGTATCCAGAATATAAAAAGTGGTGTGATGATTACTTCTACTTGAAGCACAGAGATGAAACCCGTGGCGTGGGTGGCTTGTTTTTCGATGACTTAAATCAGTGGCCGTTTGAACGCTGCTTTGAATTTATGCAAGCGGTCGGTAACGGCTACTTAGATGGCTATCTGCCGATTATCGAAAAGCGCAAAGACACGCCTTATACCGAGCAAGAACGTCAGTTTCAGCTCTATCGTCGCGGCCGTTATGTAGAATTTAACTTGGTCTACGACCGAGGCACGCTGTTTGGTTTGCAAACTGGCGGGCGCACCGAATCTATTTTAATGTCGATGCCACCGCTGGCGCGCTGGGAATATGACTTTCAGCCAGAGCCGGGCACCAAAGAAGCCAAGTTAAATGACTTCTTGGTGCCCAGAGTCTGGATTTAA